The Chlorocebus sabaeus isolate Y175 chromosome 1, mChlSab1.0.hap1, whole genome shotgun sequence genome includes a region encoding these proteins:
- the ZDHHC24 gene encoding probable palmitoyltransferase ZDHHC24 isoform X2 — translation MGQPWAAGSADGAPARLPLVLTALWAAAVGLELAYVLVLGPGPPPLGPLARALQLALAAFQLLNLLGNVGLFLRSDPSIRGVMLAGRGLGQGWAYCYQCQSQVPPRSGHCSACRVCILRRDHHCRLLGRCVGFGNYRPFLCLLLHAAGVLLHISVLLGPALSALLRAHTPLHMAALLLLPWLMLLTGGAKRQVELPVRALERLRNSTRTMEGESFTLVTQAGVQWCDLGSPQPPPPRTSDSPATASGSWDYRHVSPRPANFLCF, via the exons ATGGGGCAGCCCTGGGCGGCTGGGAGCGCGGACGGGGCGCCCGCGCGGCTGCCTCTCGTGCTCACCGCGCTGTGGGCCGCGGCCGTGGGCCTGGAGCTGGCTTACGTGCTGGTGCTCGGTCCCGGGCCGCCCCCGCTGGGACCCCTGGCCCGGGCCTTGCAGCTGGCGTTGGCCGCCTTCCAGCTGCTCAACCTGCTGGGCAACGTGGGGCTCTTCCTGCGCTCGGATCCCAGCATCCGGGGCGTGATGCTGGCCGGCCGCGGTCTGGGCCAGGGCTGGGC TTACTGCTACCAGTGCCAAAGCCAGGTGCCGCCACGCAGCGGACACTGCTCTGCCTGCCGAGTCTGCATCCTGCGTCGGGACCACCACTGCCGACTGCTGGGCCGCTGCGTGGGCTTCGGCAACTACCGGCCGTTCCTGTGCCTGCTGCTTCATGCCGCCGGCGTCCTGCTCCACATCTCCGTGCTGCTGGGACCTGCACTATCGGCCCTGCTGCGAGCCCACACGCCCCTCCACATGGCTGCCCTCCTCCTGCTTCCCTGGCTCATGCTGCTCACAG GTGGGGCCAAGAGGCAAGTGGAATTACCTGTCAGAGCCTTGGAGAGGCTCAGGAACTCCACCAGGACCATGGAGGGTGAG agtttcactcttgttacccaggctggagtgcaatggtgcgatctcggctcaccgcaacctccacctcccagaacaagcgattctcctgccacagcctccggtagctgggattataggcatgtgtcaccacgcccggctaattttttgtgtttttag
- the ZDHHC24 gene encoding probable palmitoyltransferase ZDHHC24 isoform X1: MGQPWAAGSADGAPARLPLVLTALWAAAVGLELAYVLVLGPGPPPLGPLARALQLALAAFQLLNLLGNVGLFLRSDPSIRGVMLAGRGLGQGWAYCYQCQSQVPPRSGHCSACRVCILRRDHHCRLLGRCVGFGNYRPFLCLLLHAAGVLLHISVLLGPALSALLRAHTPLHMAALLLLPWLMLLTGRVSLAQFALAFVTDTCVAGALLCGAGLLFHGMLLLRGQTTWEWARGQHSYDLGPCHNLQAALGPRWALVWLWPFLASPLPGDGITFQTTADVGHTAS; this comes from the exons ATGGGGCAGCCCTGGGCGGCTGGGAGCGCGGACGGGGCGCCCGCGCGGCTGCCTCTCGTGCTCACCGCGCTGTGGGCCGCGGCCGTGGGCCTGGAGCTGGCTTACGTGCTGGTGCTCGGTCCCGGGCCGCCCCCGCTGGGACCCCTGGCCCGGGCCTTGCAGCTGGCGTTGGCCGCCTTCCAGCTGCTCAACCTGCTGGGCAACGTGGGGCTCTTCCTGCGCTCGGATCCCAGCATCCGGGGCGTGATGCTGGCCGGCCGCGGTCTGGGCCAGGGCTGGGC TTACTGCTACCAGTGCCAAAGCCAGGTGCCGCCACGCAGCGGACACTGCTCTGCCTGCCGAGTCTGCATCCTGCGTCGGGACCACCACTGCCGACTGCTGGGCCGCTGCGTGGGCTTCGGCAACTACCGGCCGTTCCTGTGCCTGCTGCTTCATGCCGCCGGCGTCCTGCTCCACATCTCCGTGCTGCTGGGACCTGCACTATCGGCCCTGCTGCGAGCCCACACGCCCCTCCACATGGCTGCCCTCCTCCTGCTTCCCTGGCTCATGCTGCTCACAG GCAGAGTGTCTCTGGCACAGTTTGCCTTGGCCTTCGTGACGGACACGTGTGTGGCGGGTGCGCTGCTGTGTGGGGCTGGGCTGCTCTTCCATGGGATGCTGCTGCTGCGGGGCCAGACCACATGGGAGTGGGCTCGGGGCCAGCACTCCTATGACCTGGGTCCCTGCCACAACCTGCAGGCAGCCCTGGGGCCCCGCTGGGCCCTTGTCTGGCTCTGGCCCTTCCTGGCTTCCCCATTGCCTGGGGATGGGATCACCTTCCAGACCACAGCAGATGTGGGACACACAGCCTCCTGA